One genomic window of Etheostoma spectabile isolate EspeVRDwgs_2016 chromosome 5, UIUC_Espe_1.0, whole genome shotgun sequence includes the following:
- the LOC116688873 gene encoding gamma-crystallin M3: MTNTNMNMRGKIIFYEERNFQGRSYECLSDCSDTSSYLSRCQSCRVESGCFMVXXXXXXXXXQYFMKRGEYADYMSMMGMRDCVRSFRMIHMHRGQFRMKIYERENFGGQSYELMDDCDNIMDRYRMNDCQSCHVMDGHWLMYEQPHYRGRMMYLRPGEYRSFRDMGMSGMRFMSMRRITDSCN; encoded by the exons ATGACCAACACCAACATGAACATGAGGGGAAag ATCATCTTCTACGAGGAGAGGAACTTCCAGGGTCGTTCCTATGAGTGCTTGAGCGACTGCTCTGACACGTCCTCCTACCTGAGCAGGTGCCAGTCCTGCAGGGTGGAGAGCGGCTGCTTCATGGTCNNNNNNNNNNNNNNNNNNNNNNNNNACCAGTACTTCATGAAGAGGGGCGAGTACGCTGACTACATGAGCATGATGGGAATGAGAGACTGCGTCAGGTCTTTCCGTATGATCCACATG CATAGAGGTCAGTTCAGGATGAAGATCTATGAGAGGGAGAACTTCGGTGGTCAGAGTTACGAGCTGATGGACGACTGCGACAACATCATGGACCGTTACCGTATGAACGACTGCCAGTCCTGCCACGTGATGGACGGCCACTGGCTGATGTACGAGCAGCCCCACTACAGAGGCAGGATGATGTACCTGAGGCCCGGAGAGTACAGGAGCTTCAGGGACATGGGCATGAGTGGCATGAGGTTCATGAGCATGAGGCGTATCACTGATTCCTGCAACTAA